The DNA window ACGTAAAGCACAAGAAGCTTGGCTGGCCTTAAAAGTCGAACGTAATTTTAGTAAAAATCAAATTCTGACTTTCTATATCAATAAAGTAAATATGGGAAATGGTATTTACGGCATGAAAACGGCTGCCGAATATTATTTTGGTAAAAACCTCAACCAATTGGATCTATCGCAATTGGCCATTTTAGCCGGTATCCCCCGTTCACCTGTTTACTATGATCCCTACACTTACCCTAATTACTTAAAGGTTCGTCGAAATGATGTTCTCGCCGGCGAAGTCGCGATGAAGTATATCACGCAAGCACAAGCTGATAAAGCGATGGCAGAACCAGTTCAACAAGGCTTGATCCCAAAAGTCGAGCAAACGGAAAATTCAGTCAGTTCGAATCTAACGGTTAACGCCTATGCACAATCAGTCTTAAGTGAGGTTCGCAAGTTGGGCTATAATCCAACCAAAGATGGCTTAAAAATTTATACAGCCATGAACTCTAAAATGCAAAAGCGGCTCTATACAGTCTTAAATGGTGGTACTGGCGTTCCTTGGTTAAACGGCATTCAAGCAGCAGCCACAGTTGTCAATCCGAAAAATGGCCGTGTCCTAGCTCAAGTTGGCGGCCGTAATGTTACTGGTATGTTTAGTTTAAATAGAGCTGTTCAGACTAACCGGTCTTCTGGATCAACCGCTAAGCCTTTGGTCGATTATGGCCCAGCTATTGAATACCTGAATTGGCCAACTTATCGAACTGTTCAAGATACTCAATATAAATATCCAGGTACAAATATCAGCGTCCATGATTTCGACGGTACTTTTCTGGGCAATATGACGATGCGCAAAGCTATTGTCATTTCAAGAAACATTCCCGCGATCAGAACATTAATGGAAGTTGGCATGACTAGGTCATCTGAGTTCTTGAATAAACTCGGTATCAATATCAAAGCTAGCCAATTGACCGGATCCTCTGCGATCGGTATTGATGTTTCCACGGAACAAGAAGCAGCAGCTTTTTCCGCTTTCGCAAATGGTGGTACTTACTATAAGCCTGAGTATGTTGAAAAAATCGTGACCTCTGACGGTGTCACCCATAGTTATGAGCCCAGTGGCACGCGCGCAATGAAGACTTCAACTGCCTTTATGATGACGAACATTATGGAGGGTGTCCCTAAATACAACGGATCAGCCCCTGGCGCCGAGATCTCCGGCCTTTATCAAGCCGGCAAATCCGGTATCGTCGGCTACGCGGATTCAGCCAACCAGCCAAGCGGCGCTGAATCTGATGTTTGGTTCACAGGATATACAAAAAATCTCGCTGCTTCGTTTTGGGTCGGCTACGATCAGCCAAATGCAACGGGTAATTATATTCCCAATGCATCTGAATCTTCGATGCCCGAAAGAGCCTACCGCGACTTCATGCTGACTGCCATGCAAGGCTATGACAATACCGATTGGACTGCTCCGAATACGGTTCAAAAAGTTGTTAAAGGAAGTGTGACCGAATATGAAGTCAAGGGTGCTAGCTGGAGCAATGGCGGTTTGCCGAACGCTTATTCTTCCTCATCATCTTCCAGCTCTAAAACAATTATCGTGACACCATCGCTTTCTTCTTCATCAAGCAGTTTATCGAGCTCTAGCGATAGTCTCTCTAGCAGTAGTTCGTCTGCAAGCTCAGCTGCATCATCGTCTTCTTCAACTCAAACACCATAATAAAAAAACCGAACTTAAATGGTTCGGTTTTTTATTAGTTAAGCTTATTTATTCGCCAATTTTTTTTAACGGGATCTTGATCTCTGAATCAACCTGCTTGACCGTATTCCCCTGTTCTGCGAGCGGTCCGGTATACTGCTGCCGGTGCCGTAAATTATCTGCCTCAGCCTGTTCTTTGGTCTGGACATGGTTCTGCTTCCAATTAAGCAATATTTTCTCGATATAACGCAGATTCAAGATTTGACTGTTAACTGATTGCCTTAAGGCCGTAACGATCAATTCAGGGCTAAATTGGTCCTTTTTAAGCCAATCGCCAATGGTTTGTAGTTCCATTGGCGTCAGCATACGACCAAATTCTCTTTGAAACAATTGATACAGACTTTTTTTTGTTTTCGTTTGGTCTAAACTGCTATCAGCAACAAGCGGCTGCAGATCAAGACCACCAGAAATAAGTTTGCCAAACAAATTGCTTAAATCATAGGCATCGTTAGAAGCTGATAGCGAAATAACCTTACTATTTAAAAGTCTTTCTATCGTTTTTTGAACAGCAGCCTGCGAAAAATTAGTTCGCGCTGAAATCAATTCAGTCCTTGGCAGCGCAATGCCTTCTTTGGAAAACGCGAAAAGCTGCATGATCACGATTAGATCTTCATTACTCAGGCCAAGTTGATGATAACTTTTAAACAGCCTGAGCGGCAGTTCAACATTCCCTTCAGCTAAAAATTGTTTTAAATCTTTGTCCATTGCTATTAGGGATGCAAACGATTCAAAGTTCTTGGAAAAGGAATCGTCTCGCGAATGTGATCTTCACCCGCAACGAAA is part of the Oenococcus sicerae genome and encodes:
- a CDS encoding transglycosylase domain-containing protein translates to MSDNSYNPNNFQNDSQEHANDTNRAGSNFDDAPKNYQDAKKMFPDTDGRRPISFGRKQNKHLKNQEAAFRPTDFHVADFSPADGHNQSFKNPKDVSDLKRNGYKKNKKSSGRPKKKGSKLKLLAKISAWSITIFALGLLAAMAVFFTYAAGAPKITEAQLASENSMQIFDSQGSLIYSGSQQERDYADQSEIPESLMHAVVSIEDRRFYKHHGVDVYRTIGALFSDIKGKLTGHSTGLQGGSTLTQQLVKLSVFSTKASDQTLKRKAQEAWLALKVERNFSKNQILTFYINKVNMGNGIYGMKTAAEYYFGKNLNQLDLSQLAILAGIPRSPVYYDPYTYPNYLKVRRNDVLAGEVAMKYITQAQADKAMAEPVQQGLIPKVEQTENSVSSNLTVNAYAQSVLSEVRKLGYNPTKDGLKIYTAMNSKMQKRLYTVLNGGTGVPWLNGIQAAATVVNPKNGRVLAQVGGRNVTGMFSLNRAVQTNRSSGSTAKPLVDYGPAIEYLNWPTYRTVQDTQYKYPGTNISVHDFDGTFLGNMTMRKAIVISRNIPAIRTLMEVGMTRSSEFLNKLGINIKASQLTGSSAIGIDVSTEQEAAAFSAFANGGTYYKPEYVEKIVTSDGVTHSYEPSGTRAMKTSTAFMMTNIMEGVPKYNGSAPGAEISGLYQAGKSGIVGYADSANQPSGAESDVWFTGYTKNLAASFWVGYDQPNATGNYIPNASESSMPERAYRDFMLTAMQGYDNTDWTAPNTVQKVVKGSVTEYEVKGASWSNGGLPNAYSSSSSSSSKTIIVTPSLSSSSSSLSSSSDSLSSSSSSASSAASSSSSTQTP
- a CDS encoding DnaD domain-containing protein is translated as MDKDLKQFLAEGNVELPLRLFKSYHQLGLSNEDLIVIMQLFAFSKEGIALPRTELISARTNFSQAAVQKTIERLLNSKVISLSASNDAYDLSNLFGKLISGGLDLQPLVADSSLDQTKTKKSLYQLFQREFGRMLTPMELQTIGDWLKKDQFSPELIVTALRQSVNSQILNLRYIEKILLNWKQNHVQTKEQAEADNLRHRQQYTGPLAEQGNTVKQVDSEIKIPLKKIGE